Proteins encoded in a region of the Deinococcus ruber genome:
- a CDS encoding VWA domain-containing protein, with product MPDLISGQKLKLSDVTPQHQLTVHVEVRHPDADLSVFGLDADRQLKDDRYFVFFNQPQSPAGELRLSGDGQSRSFAVNLDALPASIERLMFVATSDSQPLSAMQGGAVTLSAGGSDLTRYPLSGAGLKGEKALMLLELYRHSGEWRLQAVGQGFDGGLKSLLEYFGGEASDDAGSAAPPPAAAPTQPAAAPVSLVKQRQEVLLKKAESTPGMVNLIKQAAVSLEKRGLSEARYRVKLVLDISASMTLEFRSGAVDELVRRALALAARLDDDGQVDVYLFGIQPHRAGQVSLDNVMGFVPGLRFQFEGGTHYAPIMKMLREDSRKEKSRDPVLILFITDGATSNRNAAEREIRDASREPLFWKFMGIEAGRVDFEFLEKLDDLPGRMVDNADFFKVQSPIRLSDAELFELLVNELDTWDADSRRAGLR from the coding sequence ATGCCCGATCTCATCTCAGGACAGAAACTCAAGCTCTCGGACGTTACGCCGCAGCACCAGTTGACAGTGCATGTGGAGGTGCGCCACCCCGACGCCGATCTGAGTGTCTTCGGGCTGGACGCCGACCGCCAGCTCAAAGATGACCGTTATTTCGTGTTCTTCAATCAGCCGCAGAGTCCGGCGGGCGAACTTCGGCTGAGCGGCGACGGGCAGAGCCGCAGCTTCGCGGTGAATCTGGACGCGCTGCCCGCGAGCATCGAACGCCTGATGTTCGTGGCGACCAGCGACAGCCAGCCGCTGAGCGCCATGCAGGGCGGCGCGGTGACGCTGAGCGCCGGGGGCAGCGACCTGACGCGCTACCCGCTGAGCGGCGCGGGGCTGAAGGGCGAGAAGGCACTGATGCTGCTGGAACTGTACCGGCATAGCGGCGAGTGGCGTTTGCAGGCGGTGGGCCAGGGCTTTGACGGCGGCCTGAAATCGCTGCTGGAATACTTTGGCGGAGAGGCCAGCGACGATGCTGGCAGCGCGGCACCGCCCCCCGCTGCCGCGCCGACTCAGCCAGCCGCCGCGCCCGTATCGCTGGTCAAGCAGCGTCAGGAAGTGCTGCTGAAGAAGGCCGAGAGCACGCCCGGCATGGTCAACCTCATCAAGCAGGCTGCCGTGAGCCTCGAAAAGCGCGGGCTGAGCGAGGCCCGTTACCGCGTCAAACTGGTGCTCGACATCAGCGCCTCGATGACGCTGGAGTTTCGCAGCGGCGCAGTGGATGAACTGGTGCGCCGCGCTCTGGCACTGGCCGCCCGCCTCGACGACGACGGACAGGTAGACGTGTATCTGTTCGGCATTCAGCCACACCGGGCCGGGCAGGTCTCGCTCGACAATGTGATGGGTTTTGTGCCAGGACTGCGTTTTCAGTTCGAGGGCGGCACCCACTACGCGCCGATCATGAAGATGCTGCGCGAGGACAGCCGCAAAGAGAAAAGCCGCGACCCGGTGCTGATCCTGTTCATTACCGACGGAGCCACCAGCAACCGCAACGCCGCCGAGCGCGAGATCCGGGACGCGTCGCGTGAGCCGCTGTTCTGGAAGTTCATGGGCATCGAGGCGGGGCGGGTGGACTTCGAGTTTCTGGAGAAGCTCGACGACCTGCCGGGCCGAATGGTGGACAACGCCGACTTCTTCAAGGTACAGAGCCCGATTCGCCTGTCGGACGCCGAACTGTTTGAGCTGCTGGTGAACGAGCTGGATACCTGGGACGCAGACAGCAGGCGGGCGGGGCTGCGTTAG
- a CDS encoding TerD family protein has product MPDLIRGQRLKVSDLTPARQLELGVRVAGPAYEYDISVFGLDPAGKLSDDRYMIFYNQKRSPEGAVQMLGKEGGEQRFGVNLATMPRSIERLMVTASVDSGSFSQISSGHLSLYAGGRELARFPFHGADFGQEKAIIIGELYLKDVWRFSAVGQGFAGGLDALVKAYGGEVSAPASSTAAPPPPSPPTNAPRPTTAPPVSTPPGPINTQRPGSSAQPTPPTNAPRPNLDRPAPPTPSASPISLTKVTLEKQGQRTSISLKKDNTPQPIHVNLNWDKGGAVKKGLFGIPISRGDADLDLGCMYLMKDGDRGVIQALGNRFGSERFAPYILLDKDDRSGQAQDGENLLVLRPEMIQQVLVFAFIYEGTSDFTSVNGRLNIKDAGGNEIFIRLNNPDPHRTFCAIAMFENVGGRIEVSKEERYFTGHQDCDQHYGFGFQWKAGSK; this is encoded by the coding sequence ATGCCCGACCTGATCCGTGGACAGCGCCTGAAAGTGTCTGACCTGACGCCCGCTCGACAGCTCGAACTGGGCGTGCGGGTGGCTGGCCCCGCCTACGAATACGACATCAGCGTGTTCGGCCTCGATCCGGCGGGCAAGCTGTCGGACGACCGCTACATGATCTTCTATAACCAGAAACGCTCGCCAGAGGGCGCGGTGCAGATGCTCGGCAAGGAAGGCGGAGAGCAGCGCTTCGGCGTCAATCTGGCGACCATGCCGCGCAGCATCGAACGCCTGATGGTAACGGCCAGCGTGGACAGCGGCAGCTTCTCGCAGATTTCCAGCGGGCATCTGAGCCTGTATGCGGGTGGGCGCGAACTGGCGCGGTTTCCGTTTCACGGGGCCGATTTCGGGCAGGAAAAAGCCATCATCATCGGAGAGCTGTACCTGAAGGACGTGTGGCGCTTTTCAGCGGTGGGACAGGGCTTTGCAGGCGGGTTGGACGCACTGGTGAAGGCGTATGGCGGCGAGGTCAGTGCGCCCGCTTCCTCGACGGCTGCGCCCCCTCCCCCATCGCCGCCCACCAACGCGCCCCGCCCGACCACCGCGCCTCCGGTGTCTACACCGCCGGGGCCGATCAACACCCAGCGTCCCGGCTCCAGCGCCCAGCCCACACCGCCCACCAACGCGCCCCGCCCGAATCTGGACCGACCCGCACCGCCCACACCGAGCGCCTCGCCCATCAGCCTGACCAAAGTGACGCTCGAAAAGCAGGGCCAGCGCACCTCGATCAGCCTGAAAAAAGACAACACGCCGCAGCCGATTCATGTGAACCTGAACTGGGACAAAGGCGGAGCGGTCAAGAAAGGCCTGTTCGGCATTCCCATCAGCCGGGGCGACGCCGACCTCGATCTGGGCTGCATGTACCTGATGAAAGACGGCGACAGAGGCGTGATTCAGGCACTGGGCAACCGCTTTGGCTCGGAGCGCTTCGCCCCGTACATCCTGCTCGACAAGGATGACCGCAGCGGGCAGGCTCAGGACGGCGAGAACCTGCTGGTGCTGCGCCCCGAGATGATTCAGCAGGTGCTGGTCTTCGCGTTCATCTACGAGGGAACGAGCGACTTCACCTCTGTGAACGGTCGCCTGAACATCAAGGATGCGGGCGGCAACGAGATCTTTATTCGGCTGAACAACCCCGATCCGCACCGCACGTTCTGCGCCATCGCCATGTTCGAAAATGTGGGTGGGCGCATCGAAGTCAGCAAGGAAGAGCGGTATTTCACCGGCCATCAGGACTGCGACCAGCATTACGGATTCGGATTTCAGTGGAAGGCGGGAAGCAAGTAG
- a CDS encoding TerD family protein, whose amino-acid sequence MAVSLTKGGNVSLSKEAPGLKKITLGLGWDPRKTDGTEFDLDAMVFLVNDAGRVRNDQDFVFFNNKSSADGSVVHGGDNRSGVGEGDDETINIDLEKVPTDVQKVIATVVIYEGKERNQNFGMVDKGYIRVLNGDGGAEIARFDLSEDAGTVTAMIFGEIYRSGTEWKFKAIGQGYADGFQALVKSYGVNA is encoded by the coding sequence ATGGCCGTATCGCTCACCAAGGGTGGCAACGTTTCACTGAGCAAAGAGGCTCCGGGTCTCAAGAAGATCACGCTGGGCCTCGGCTGGGATCCCCGCAAGACCGACGGCACCGAGTTCGACCTCGACGCCATGGTCTTTCTGGTGAACGATGCGGGCCGTGTGCGCAACGATCAGGATTTCGTGTTCTTCAACAACAAGAGTTCGGCAGACGGCTCGGTGGTGCACGGCGGCGACAACCGCAGCGGCGTGGGTGAAGGCGACGACGAAACCATCAATATCGATCTGGAGAAAGTGCCGACCGACGTGCAGAAGGTCATTGCCACCGTCGTGATCTACGAGGGCAAGGAGCGCAACCAGAACTTCGGCATGGTGGACAAAGGCTACATCCGGGTGCTGAACGGCGACGGCGGCGCAGAAATCGCCCGCTTCGACCTGTCTGAAGACGCCGGAACCGTGACCGCCATGATCTTCGGTGAAATCTACCGCAGCGGCACGGAATGGAAGTTCAAGGCCATCGGTCAGGGCTATGCCGACGGCTTCCAGGCGCTGGTCAAGAGCTACGGCGTCAACGCGTAA
- a CDS encoding RIO1 family regulatory kinase/ATPase domain-containing protein, with protein MKGRPHSSEVLLDDLTGDPRQRMGQKKRRVQGRRRARDMDLSSEDAQTTDPALLNLERLGHVTEVLGELKSGKEATVYLARGPRGLIALKIYRDLQARSFKNDAMYRAGRYIGDTRIEKAIAQRSARGLQAQQGIWTAHEYQRLWQLWSAGLNVPEPLVGPHPSAYTETSPAVLMRFIGDEDAAAPRLSEAVLTPDEARRAWQEALDGMAALLRLGLVHGDYSTYNLLWWENHVMMIDFPQVSDKQNPNFQTLLERDAASLSRSFTRHGVNESAESTLREVQKRARQPGPHPRVQLP; from the coding sequence TTGAAGGGCCGTCCACACAGTTCTGAAGTACTGCTCGATGATCTGACTGGCGATCCCAGGCAGCGGATGGGGCAGAAGAAGCGCCGCGTTCAGGGTCGTCGCCGCGCACGCGATATGGACCTCTCGTCTGAAGACGCCCAGACCACCGATCCGGCCCTGCTGAATCTGGAACGTCTGGGGCACGTGACCGAGGTGCTGGGCGAGCTGAAAAGCGGCAAGGAAGCCACCGTGTATCTGGCCCGTGGGCCGCGTGGTCTGATCGCCCTCAAGATCTACCGCGACCTTCAGGCCCGCAGTTTCAAGAACGACGCCATGTACCGAGCAGGCCGCTACATCGGTGATACCCGCATCGAGAAGGCCATCGCCCAGCGCAGTGCCCGGGGCCTTCAGGCACAGCAGGGCATCTGGACCGCCCACGAGTACCAGCGGCTGTGGCAGCTCTGGAGTGCCGGACTGAATGTGCCAGAACCGCTGGTCGGGCCGCATCCCTCCGCTTACACCGAGACCTCACCTGCCGTGCTGATGCGCTTTATCGGTGATGAAGACGCGGCGGCCCCCCGGCTCAGCGAAGCGGTGCTCACCCCCGACGAAGCGCGGCGAGCCTGGCAGGAAGCGCTGGACGGCATGGCGGCGTTGCTGCGGCTGGGTCTGGTCCACGGCGACTACAGCACCTACAACCTTTTATGGTGGGAGAACCACGTCATGATGATCGACTTTCCGCAAGTCTCCGATAAACAGAACCCGAACTTTCAGACACTGCTGGAACGTGACGCTGCCAGCCTCAGCCGCAGCTTTACCCGGCATGGCGTGAACGAGAGCGCCGAGTCCACACTGCGCGAAGTTCAGAAACGCGCCCGTCAGCCGGGGCCACATCCCCGCGTGCAGTTGCCCTGA